One Bombus affinis isolate iyBomAffi1 chromosome 10, iyBomAffi1.2, whole genome shotgun sequence genomic window, AGTATGATGCTGCACATACATTTTTGTAGCTACACAAATAATATTAATGACCGAATTTATTGTAAAAATACCTGcacttaatattatattaaataaatagctACGTACAGGGACTTGAGATTAAATGATGTCAAATATAAAGTACAGTTACTTTTCATTTGCAGAATGAGATAACATTCATTCCTATCTGTATAATCAATATAAAACAATACTGCCAGCGTGATTATTTTAGAATTGAAACAAATTGAGAAATACATGTTCGGTTACGAAGATTCCAATAATTTAGTCTGGCATCTTATATAAAGAtttcacattttttaaatagtatATAGTAATAAATACTTTTAGTTATAAATAATTCCACAGTCTTGTCTTATGTAGCACTTATAATGCATAAGAGGTTTGTACTCATACAATTTTATTCTCCCATACACCAACAGTTGTTAAATATTCAACCAAATCTGGATCAAGCTTCGATTAGttcataaaataaagaaaattttattttatgtgcAGTGTGAATGCTTTATTTACATGAGATAATTACAATATTCCCTTTACTGGAATATGCTTGCGTGAAGTTCATAACAGTCatagatgaatattaaacaaatGATTTTTTAAGTGTGCTTaatcaataaaaatttttccgtattttatacttatttcaatgtTAAGTTttcgtaaataataaaatagctATAATGGCAAAAACCAattgttaaatatttcataaattttggtatatttatttgtattatgaaaaatcaaaatttatttattgatcatataaaaattgaatttatgcGTATTAACAAAAATTAACGAGTATGTTATATTTTACATTACTCGCAATGCATAAGCATTACTGTAGAATTATAACAATCTTTATTGCCTCCAAATTTTTAGTTGTGTATGTATCAAATGTTTATCTAATGTTCCTGTTCCGGTTTCTGTGtatgtttatttaatattaaaaaaatttatattaatgcaCCATCTGATCTTCCATTGCTTTTGCTATCCATTCTGGTTCAGTTTGAGcaattttttctattatttggTTTACTTGATAGCAAAGTGATTGTATTTGTTTATCCCACGTTGGTAAAGTTTCGCGTGCTACACAAGAAAATAAGTTATTGatagaaaatatttgtattaaatcCATAAgactaaattattaattaactatAATTGATTGCTCTAAACTTACTTTCAAAATGTACAATGGAATCAATTTGATCGATATACCCATTCATTCGACCTTCTGTAATCATTTGGCTAGCAATTTTTTCTGCTTTCGTTGGTGGAATTTCTAACAAAGCACCCAATTCTTCGAAAGTTATGTTATTGTATAATTTACTAGCAGATAATAAGTTATGTTCTATAACGGCACGGTCAAGAATAGTGGATCCTAATCCATCAATTGTACTTGCTTTCTGATGAGGTTGTAATAAGGCTTCAAATTCTTGCAACTCGGAACGCCGAATAATGCGATccaaatacattttttcaaGAATTGAGTAAGCGGGAAGTTGTTGACAACGCTCGTCTTTAAATAATGTAGCTAACATACGACTTCTTTGTTGACCTAATATTAATGCAAAGCTTATACattgtttttaaaaattaattaaagaatatGAAACAAATATTTACCTGCAGAAGCTAATACTGTACAAATTAATGCATTCCTAAGTGCAGTCATACGTTCATCTTCATGTATAATAGATCTGTATGATAATTCATTGTATCTTTGTGCTGCTTCTATAAACTTTCTTCTATAATCTAATACTCTAGCATAACAAACTTTATAGTATATTTGTAACTGTTCATTTTTCGACTCAGCCTAAAAAAatcaaaaaataaatttttttttaaaggtATATATACTACTTAGGTAAATTTGAATACTATATACTTGTAAAAGAGATGCCCTATTGATGAATGCTTCGGCCTG contains:
- the LOC126921313 gene encoding COP9 signalosome complex subunit 4; translated protein: MVVTAASVRQQLTNLLYSGGSHKDQAEKYRAILDSILLSSSEEAMDALKIFIEAIVHEYVSLVISRQVLTDVSNRLLLLPDEVSMAISHYTLDKMQPRVISFEEQVASIRQHLAKIYERNQNWREAANVLVGIPLETGQKHYTVDYKLETYLKIARLYLEDDDPVQAEAFINRASLLQAESKNEQLQIYYKVCYARVLDYRRKFIEAAQRYNELSYRSIIHEDERMTALRNALICTVLASAGQQRSRMLATLFKDERCQQLPAYSILEKMYLDRIIRRSELQEFEALLQPHQKASTIDGLGSTILDRAVIEHNLLSASKLYNNITFEELGALLEIPPTKAEKIASQMITEGRMNGYIDQIDSIVHFETRETLPTWDKQIQSLCYQVNQIIEKIAQTEPEWIAKAMEDQMDTGNVKGKDLNGITRNHIRTTI